The Paenibacillus beijingensis nucleotide sequence TTCCTCTTCCTTCAGCCGGGATACGAAACGGTCCGCAGACGTGTACAGCTCCGTCGACTTGGCCGCTTGTCCGGAAATAATGAGCGGCGTACGCGCTTCGTCGATAAGGATCGAGTCCACTTCGTCGATAATGGCAAAATAAAGCGGACGCTGCACCATCTGCTCCTTGTAGAGCACCATGTTGTCCCGCAGATAATCGAAGCCGAACTCGTTATTTGTCCCGTATGTGATATCGCAGGCATAAGCCTGCTGTTTCTCTTCGTGGCTGAGGCTGTTCAGGTTGCAGCCGACCGTCATGCCCAAAAATTCATAGAGCTTGCCCATCAGGCTGCTGTCGCGCTGAGCCAAATAATCGTTGACCGTGACGACATGAACGCCTTTGCCAAGAAGCGCATTCAAATAGACCGGCAGCGTTCCGACCAGCGTCTTCCCTTCACCGGTCTTCATCTCCGCGATTCGGCCGTCGTGCAGCACGATACCGCCGACCAGCTGAACGTCAAAATGGCGCATGCCCAGCACGCGCTTGCCCGCTTCGCGCACCGTCGCAAACGCTTCGGGCAATATGTCGTCCAACTCCTCGCCTTGTTCGAGGCGTGCTTTGAACTCCGCCGTCTTCGCTTTCAGTTCTTCATCCGATAAAGCCGTAAATTGCGGCTCGATCTCATTTATCTGCTCCACGGTGCGCATCAGCCGCTTGACCTCGCGCTCGTTCGCGTCACCGAATATCTTCTTCACAAGTCCGAGCATGGTCTTCCCCTTTCGTGTTCCACCTGTTTGCCTTAAATTGTAACAGTTTGCAGACCCCGCCGCAACGCGCGGCCGGGGATTTCCAACATTATATACGTTGCTCGGCTGCACTTCGTTGCTCCCTATTTTTGGGCAGCAAAATATAAAGCCCTTTCTCGGGTTGGAGAAAGGGCTGACTTGTTTGATTATCGACAAAATGTGAGCATTTTTGACATTGTGGCCGGACAGTCCTTGACATCGGCTCGCGTTCCTGTTCGACGCGTTATTCCTGTTCGATCAGACCGTACTTTCCGTCATGACGTTTGTAAACGACGCTAACTTCTTTCGTGTCCGCATTGGAGAATACAAAAAAATTGTGCCCAATCATGTCCATTTGTAATATGGCTTCCTCAACATCCATAGGCTTCAGTATGAAGCGCTTCATGCGTACAACTTCAAGATCGTCCTCTTCATCTGCGACCCTGATGGAGCCGCTGTCTTCCTTCAACAACGTTTTGATGCTGCCTTCCTGTCTGAACTTACGGTTGATTTTCGTTTTGTGCTTGCGAATTTGACGTTCCAACTTGTCGACCACTACATCAACAGACGAATACATATCGCTGCTCTTGTCTTCCGCCCGGAGCATCGTCCCTGCCATAGGAATCATCACTTCCACAGCATGCCTACCTTTCGTAACAGACAGCGTAACATTTGATTCGGAGGTTAAAGGTGCTTCAAAATACTTTTCCAATCGGTTCAATTTCTTCTCGACGTAATTACGCAGCGCGTCCGTCACCTGAATTTGTTGACCTCGAATGTTGTATTCCATTGGGCACTCCTCCTTTACTTGCTTCGTGTTTATCATATCATACTGAGAAAACCATTTCAAAATAATTATTTATTTTTTATGAATTTTCTGAATATATTTGGCGAATGGTGTATAATGATTAGTTTATACATCAAACACTGCCTATAATTACGATAAAATTGACAAAAAAAGAGGCCCTGATATTCAGGGCCTTCGATTAGGCACATTGTCAATTCTCATCCATCTATCCTGTGGCTTAAATAAGCCGGATGATTACAGTTTGACTACGTTAGCAGCTTGTGGACCGCGAGCGCCTTCAACGATGTCGAATTCGACCGATTGGCCTTCTTCGAGGGTTTTGAAGCCTTCGGATTGGATTGCGGAGAAATGAACAAAAACGTCGCCGCCTTGCTCAGTCTCGATGAATCCATAGCCTTTTTCTGCGTTAAACCATTTAACTTTACCTTGCATTCAGAACGTTCCCTTCATCTTCAAATAGCTGTGAGACGCTTTGAAGCATGGCCCACATTTCGACTATACCACCGACTTCATATAATTGTCAATCTTTTGGTGAAAGCGAATACAACGCATGTATAGGACAGTTTAAATTGGATGTGTACCTTATATTTTTTACCCATCCGATGAATATTTTGGAACTAAACTATTCGGCTGAACGCAAAAGCTAATGAGCAAGGAGGAGAGAATCAACAACATGAATCTTAATTAAAGCATGGAATCAGGTATCTCCTGATATGATTGTTCTGTTTTATGTTGTATTTCTTGAATTAACGCAATTAGATCTTCGTCTTGGTGCTGTATTTGATTGAGATACTGCAGAGCTTTTTCGTATTCATCAATTCGATAAAATATAAAGCCCAAATTATATAATGTGTCCGCATCCTGATGATTAATTTCCAAAGAACTTTGAAGGAACGGAATCAAGTAATTATAATGATTGCGTTGATATAACGCATTCACCAGCATATTATAAACTTTTTGAGGGTACTTAAAATGACCCTTTATATGTTGATTAACGACATCAAATATATCCTCGTTTTGAATAAGCAAGTCTATCAATTGATTAATTGTTTCCGGATCAGCCTGTTCATTGTCCATCCGAAGCAGTTTATCTAAAATTAAATGTTCCACAGCCGGCTGTGCGCTCACCCGGAATAAATATTGATACGTTCTCATTTCCTGACTTAAATGTTTGTTGGAGGTCAATTGCTGCAGTTGATCTATAATATATTGGTCCGCAGAGCTGCCCTCCAGCGTAACACTTCCAATATCAATATTATTAAATCCGGCTCTTTCAAACATTTTAATCATTTCTTTTCTGGTAAAGAATCGGACGTGCGTTCTATCCATTAAACCCGCATCCTGATAAGTCCAGTTACCTTCCAGCATGTCTCGAATAACACTAAAGTGAGACACATTGGGAAGACTAACCAACATTTTTCCGTCTTCTTTCAAATAATTCTTTGCATTTTCGACGACTTTCCACGGGTCATACAGATGCTCCAGAACATCTGCGAAAATAATGTAGTCAAAAAAGTTTGCCGGATAGGATAACGTCGTTTCCACATTATCGGTTCTCACATCCGCAAACCGATTAGCGATCTGTCCGGAGGCTTGATTCAGTTCAATGCCATAAAGCTCGGCGTTTGGGTACATATCCTTTATTTTGAGTAATGTTCCACCGCAGGCACAACCAACCTCCAATACTCTGATCGGTGCAGAGGCAGATTTCAGCTCAATTAAATTGATAATTTCATGACGAATAAATGTGGAATACTCTGATCTGAACCCCCATTTTTTCAAGAACCTGTCACTGTTCGTTTTCATTAAATCCGTATACTTTTGGGGTACTGAAGCGAATGTAACGCTGCCGTAATGGTGGATAAACGTATCTTTGCAAAGTAAAAGCGTGTATCCAGCCATTAGCATGCGCATTGAATAATCGTCATCTTCAAAGTTGCCCATTTCAAAGCATTCATCAAGCATTCCGATTTTATCAACCACTTCACGCTTGATAATCATACAAAATCCAACCAACTTTAACCGCTTTTCCCACCTTGACTGATCGGAGATGTTATTACCGGCTGCAAACTGCTGCATGTCTTCCACTGTTTCGTAGTTCGTTTCAATGCTTTGGTAGTAGGAGCAACTATTTGTAATTGGCCCTGCCGCGCCCACATTAGTAGAACTATTTAGGGCGGTTAGCAAATTAGAGAGCCAATTCATTGTCACAACAGTATCGTTATTCAATAAAAGGTAATATCCTCCTTTTGAAATCTCTATTCCTTGGTTGCATCCTTTGGGAAAACCTTGATTGGTTTCATTTAAAATAGCTTTAATATCTTCCTGTTTCGCCAGCCATGCTTGTGTACCGTCACTAGAAGCATTATCAACGACGATAATCTCGTATGTACCGGGTTCAGTATACGTTCGGATGCTCTCTATACATTGTTTGGTGTAGAGTAATTGGTTATGTGTCAATATAATGATGCTCGTTAATTGGTTGAAGCTATTGTTCGTCCCCACGTTTATATCCCCCATCGGTTCTCATGGTAGTAGCGCTATAAGTGTTATCGTCATTTCAGTTTGTTTCGATTAACTTTTTTGGCGTGGCCTGGGTTACCGCTTTCTATGATTAGCATTCCTAATAAAAAGGGTCAATTATGACGATAAACAATATTAAACTACGTATTCACCCAGGAGAATGAACGATGCTAATCTCATTATGTATGATTGTCAAAAATGAAGAAGAGGTGCTGGAACGCTGTCTGGACAGCGTTAAAGATATTGCAGATGAAATCATCATTATCGATACGGGATCGACCGATCGGACGAAGAATATCGCTGCCAAATACACCAAACATATCTACGATTACGTCTGGACCAATGACTTTGCAGCAGCCAGAAACGAAGGCATACGCAGAGCGAATTCGAAATGGGTTCTCGTTATGGATGCCGACGAATATTTCAATCCCGCAGATGCATTAAAGCTGCGGAGTTTTCTGGAAACCGAGACTCCGCAGGAGAGCGTCATTTATGCCGTTAATGTCGTAAGTTTTATCGGTAGCTCAATGGAACAGAGCATGATCAATACGGGCGAAGTTCCGCGTCTTTTCCCAAACCATTCCAACTTATTTTTCACGCGGCCTATTCACGAACAACTGCACTCTCTCAACGGAACGGCTCTTACCGTTTATTTGGCCCCTGTGTCCATGTATCATACCGGTTACTTAAAAGGCGTGGTCGAAGCCAAAGAGAAATCAAAACGGAATGCGAGTATTTTCACGGAGTTAAAAAAAACGACCGGATATTCGGCGTATGATTATTACACAATCGGCAACGAATACGGCATTAAAGACGATATTCCAAAAGCAATCTACTACTACGAAAGAGCTTTGAAAAAATCGGAAAAGCTGACAAGCCGCTCCTGGTATCCCCGCTGCGTCATATCGCTGATTCAATGTTACCTGCTTCAGCACCGTTTTTACGATGCCTGGACATTGATAGAACAACGGCTGTCTAACTGGCGCCAATATCCGGAGTACAACTGTTTCAAAGGGAATATTTATTATTATTTGGGGCTTTTTGAAGAAGCTAAGCTCGCTTACGAAGAGACGATCACGGCTGCAGATGAACTGGCGAAATCGACTCATCTATTTTGGCTGGACAGCGCGGAATTTGCATCTACGATCCCTTTGCAAAAATTATTGGAGATCTCAAATGCTGAAAATAATACGGAAAAAACCATCTATTATTTAACCAAATTGCTGATGCAAAACCCTTATGATTATAAGGCATTGGCACAATTAATGGAGCTGCTTTTGCTCTCGGACCCGCCCGCTTCAGTTATGACGTTTTTGAGTCGTACGTATAATGAAAACGATGTTAAACATCTTCTCATTTTGTTTAAGGTGAGTTTATCACTTGGGTCAGAAGAACTGGCTGCCCATTACTATCATCAATTAAAAACGAACGATCAAGAGCTTAAGCCTGCCGATTTGCTGGACTTTTATTTGCTTGTTGGCGACCGGAAGCGGTATGAATCAACGCTGCAGCAATTTGAAGCCCATATGAAAATGAGCGAGGAGCTGTTAGTCAATCGAATATCCGCTTCGCTCATCTGGAACGATTCCG carries:
- a CDS encoding glycosyltransferase, whose amino-acid sequence is MIVKNEEEVLERCLDSVKDIADEIIIIDTGSTDRTKNIAAKYTKHIYDYVWTNDFAAARNEGIRRANSKWVLVMDADEYFNPADALKLRSFLETETPQESVIYAVNVVSFIGSSMEQSMINTGEVPRLFPNHSNLFFTRPIHEQLHSLNGTALTVYLAPVSMYHTGYLKGVVEAKEKSKRNASIFTELKKTTGYSAYDYYTIGNEYGIKDDIPKAIYYYERALKKSEKLTSRSWYPRCVISLIQCYLLQHRFYDAWTLIEQRLSNWRQYPEYNCFKGNIYYYLGLFEEAKLAYEETITAADELAKSTHLFWLDSAEFASTIPLQKLLEISNAENNTEKTIYYLTKLLMQNPYDYKALAQLMELLLLSDPPASVMTFLSRTYNENDVKHLLILFKVSLSLGSEELAAHYYHQLKTNDQELKPADLLDFYLLVGDRKRYESTLQQFEAHMKMSEELLVNRISASLIWNDSDYYNRISIEQNDGLFTTYKTYQQIINRENIDLESIQVSLIVYKLLSRLFQLRQYEIYDQLVNKISNSDIVNSLANFLYKKKQFDLSMNYYSILLQENQLDGTSLENLAFYHFNNGFVSEGLEFLEAAIEKRPHEPYLYVLYLQRCTDRVKKETYRQQFGFNYPQLKKIPAINKFL
- the hpf gene encoding ribosome hibernation-promoting factor, HPF/YfiA family; this translates as MEYNIRGQQIQVTDALRNYVEKKLNRLEKYFEAPLTSESNVTLSVTKGRHAVEVMIPMAGTMLRAEDKSSDMYSSVDVVVDKLERQIRKHKTKINRKFRQEGSIKTLLKEDSGSIRVADEEDDLEVVRMKRFILKPMDVEEAILQMDMIGHNFFVFSNADTKEVSVVYKRHDGKYGLIEQE
- a CDS encoding glycosyltransferase → MGTNNSFNQLTSIIILTHNQLLYTKQCIESIRTYTEPGTYEIIVVDNASSDGTQAWLAKQEDIKAILNETNQGFPKGCNQGIEISKGGYYLLLNNDTVVTMNWLSNLLTALNSSTNVGAAGPITNSCSYYQSIETNYETVEDMQQFAAGNNISDQSRWEKRLKLVGFCMIIKREVVDKIGMLDECFEMGNFEDDDYSMRMLMAGYTLLLCKDTFIHHYGSVTFASVPQKYTDLMKTNSDRFLKKWGFRSEYSTFIRHEIINLIELKSASAPIRVLEVGCACGGTLLKIKDMYPNAELYGIELNQASGQIANRFADVRTDNVETTLSYPANFFDYIIFADVLEHLYDPWKVVENAKNYLKEDGKMLVSLPNVSHFSVIRDMLEGNWTYQDAGLMDRTHVRFFTRKEMIKMFERAGFNNIDIGSVTLEGSSADQYIIDQLQQLTSNKHLSQEMRTYQYLFRVSAQPAVEHLILDKLLRMDNEQADPETINQLIDLLIQNEDIFDVVNQHIKGHFKYPQKVYNMLVNALYQRNHYNYLIPFLQSSLEINHQDADTLYNLGFIFYRIDEYEKALQYLNQIQHQDEDLIALIQEIQHKTEQSYQEIPDSML
- a CDS encoding cold-shock protein; its protein translation is MQGKVKWFNAEKGYGFIETEQGGDVFVHFSAIQSEGFKTLEEGQSVEFDIVEGARGPQAANVVKL